A DNA window from Porphyromonas gingivalis ATCC 33277 contains the following coding sequences:
- a CDS encoding PAS domain-containing protein, protein MQVIKTNETFDSLDKSKLERMLDIKEAHREGHLTLEEAKERMKKEVGSISPEEFAAAEQLFKERDQDECQNEDVRTMLQLFEGLINPIRPDLPFGHPIDAYLRENDKAKELLDQADALLERTFIPNPWIELMETLMGYKLHFARKQNQLYSTLEQKGFDRPSTTMWTYDDHIRDEMNKAMSLLREKDYDSFPAAYKEMAIVLRDLMEKEELILYPTSLKLISDKEFEAMKHGDREIGFFLIDMPELDAPAKQSKEAHGQSFMAELGALLAKHGMGTGGQDDKAILDVAEGKLTLEQINLLFRHLPVDISFVDENELVCFYTDTKHRVFPRSKGVIGREVRNCHPPKSVHIVEEIIDKFRRGEQDRAEFWINKPGVFIYIVYVAIRDADGRFRGVMEMMQDCTRIRSLEGSRTLLTWDEEQSPAQGSKESESDTVGEDGIRPDTKLKSLLQRYPRLMDDLPTISSKFTLLRSPMAKVILPVATIKMMSERADIPSDMLIGKLESLIASYNKPDRSEEK, encoded by the coding sequence ATGCAGGTCATAAAAACAAATGAAACTTTTGACAGCCTCGACAAAAGTAAGTTGGAGCGTATGCTCGACATCAAAGAGGCTCATCGCGAAGGTCATCTGACACTTGAAGAGGCCAAGGAGCGTATGAAAAAAGAAGTGGGTTCCATCTCGCCCGAAGAGTTTGCCGCAGCAGAGCAACTCTTCAAAGAACGTGATCAGGACGAATGCCAAAACGAAGACGTACGGACAATGCTACAGCTGTTCGAAGGCCTGATAAATCCCATTCGTCCCGACTTACCTTTCGGACACCCCATCGATGCCTATCTGCGCGAAAACGATAAGGCCAAAGAACTACTCGATCAGGCGGATGCCCTACTGGAGCGCACTTTTATCCCCAATCCATGGATAGAACTGATGGAGACGCTTATGGGATATAAGCTACACTTTGCTCGCAAACAAAACCAACTCTATTCAACACTGGAGCAGAAAGGATTCGACCGCCCCTCCACTACGATGTGGACTTATGACGATCATATCCGCGACGAGATGAACAAAGCCATGAGCCTACTGCGCGAAAAAGACTACGACTCCTTCCCTGCAGCATACAAAGAGATGGCTATCGTTCTGCGTGACCTGATGGAAAAAGAAGAGCTTATCCTTTATCCAACCTCTCTGAAACTCATTTCCGACAAAGAGTTCGAAGCAATGAAACATGGCGATCGAGAAATAGGCTTCTTCCTTATCGACATGCCGGAATTAGATGCACCGGCCAAGCAATCAAAAGAAGCCCACGGCCAATCATTTATGGCAGAACTGGGAGCCTTACTTGCCAAACATGGTATGGGGACAGGCGGACAAGACGACAAGGCGATACTGGATGTAGCCGAAGGAAAGCTGACTTTGGAGCAGATCAATCTGCTTTTCCGTCATCTCCCTGTGGATATTTCGTTCGTGGACGAAAACGAGCTGGTTTGTTTCTATACGGACACGAAGCACAGAGTATTCCCCAGAAGCAAGGGGGTGATCGGCCGAGAAGTACGCAACTGCCATCCGCCCAAGAGCGTTCATATCGTAGAGGAGATAATCGATAAGTTCCGACGTGGCGAACAGGATCGCGCAGAATTCTGGATCAATAAGCCCGGAGTCTTCATCTACATTGTCTATGTGGCCATCAGAGACGCCGACGGGCGTTTCCGCGGTGTGATGGAAATGATGCAAGACTGCACACGGATCCGTAGTCTTGAAGGCTCGCGTACACTTCTTACTTGGGACGAAGAGCAAAGTCCGGCACAAGGATCGAAAGAAAGCGAATCCGATACTGTCGGAGAAGATGGCATTCGGCCGGACACGAAGCTGAAGAGTCTCTTGCAGCGGTATCCGCGACTGATGGATGATTTGCCAACGATCAGTTCCAAGTTCACCCTCCTTCGTTCTCCGATGGCCAAAGTAATTCTTCCTGTTGCCACCATTAAAATGATGAGCGAACGCGCCGACATTCCGTCGGATATGCTCATCGGCAAACTGGAATCACTCATCGCTTCGTACAATA
- a CDS encoding DUF1661 domain-containing protein, with the protein MWHVNFLLLAWEKKKSETKTKKISRLFFTKHKPQSEHFRLVSCLRRNEHMHFFPR; encoded by the coding sequence GTGTGGCACGTGAACTTTTTGCTTTTGGCGTGGGAAAAGAAAAAAAGTGAAACCAAAACGAAAAAAATCTCGCGCCTGTTTTTCACAAAACACAAACCACAATCGGAGCATTTCAGGCTCGTATCCTGCTTGAGGCGTAATGAGCATATGCACTTTTTTCCTCGATGA